One genomic window of Camelina sativa cultivar DH55 chromosome 5, Cs, whole genome shotgun sequence includes the following:
- the LOC104788982 gene encoding serpin-ZX-like, with protein MDMDLKESQRVPIGCLTDLKKPVGNQHDIALRLAQHVINTTAGKTSNLVFSPALINVILSFVAARSPGDTAEQIVSLLQASSTDELHAVSSRIVTTVLADSTAIGGPTILAANGFWIEKSLFVKPSFKDLLLNSYKAAFKEVDFLTKADEVTKEVNSWVEEQTNGLITNLLPPNSASDQTDHIFANALFFNGKWVGQFDPSLTKDSDFHLLDGTKVRVPFMTRSSFGFHLDVFEGFKVLDLKYRGPSLVDCRIFSMQIYLPDEKDGLPAMLERLASTRGFFKDNKVLPSHRGDIGELKIPRFKFAFDFEASKALKAFGLEVPSSKIFHKSCIEVDEVGSKAAAAAALRGAGGCGFRVLKKYDFVADHPFLFLIKEHRSGLVLFLGQVMDPSMH; from the exons atggacATGGACCTCAAAGAATCCCAAAGAGTCCCAATTGGCTGCCTAACTGACCTTAAAAAACCAGTAGGGAATCAACACGACATTGCTTTGAGGTTGGCTCAGCACGTGATCAACACTACCGCCGGGAAAACCTCGAACCTCGTCTTCTCGCCGGCGTTAATCAACGTCATCCTCAGTTTTGTCGCCGCCAGATCTCCCGGAGACACCGCAGAACAGATTGTCTCTTTACTCCAGGCTTCTTCAACCGATGAGCTTCACGCTGTCTCCTCCCGGATCGTCACCACCGTCCTCGCCGACAGCACCGCGATTGGCGGCCCGACGATATTGGCGGCGAATGGCTTCTGGATCGAAAAGTCTCTCTTTGTGAAACCTTCTTTCAAGGATCTCTTGTTGAATTCGTATAAAGCTGCTTTCAAGGAAGTTGACTTTCTCACCAAG GCTGATGAAGTGACTAAAGAGGTGAATTCATGGGTTGAAGAGCAGACAAATGGACTCATCACTAATCTTCTTCCACCAAACTCTGCTTCTGATCAGACTGATCACATATTTGCTAATGCCTTGTTCTTCAATGGAAAATGGGTTGGACAGTTCGATCCATCTCTAACAAAAGATTCCGACTTTCACCTTCTTGATGGAACCAAAGTACGTGTGCCCTTCATGACCCGTAGCTCCTTCGGATTCCATCTCGATGTCTTTGAAGGATTCAAAGTCCTCGATCTAAAGTACAGAGGACCAAGCCTCGTAGACTGTCGTATTTTCTCGATGCAAATCTATCTCCCTGATGAGAAAGATGGGTTGCCTGCAATGCTGGAGAGATTAGCTTCTACTCGTGGATTCTTTAAGGACAACAAGGTCCTTCCTAGCCACCGGGGAGATATAGGAGAACTCAAGATTCCAAGGTTTAAATTTGCTTTTGATTTCGAAGCCTCTAAAGCTCTCAAGGCTTTTGGTTTGGAGGTGCCATCGTCCAAGATCTTCCACAAGTCTTGCATCGAGGTCGATGAAGTGGGATCGAAAGCTGCAGCTGCTGCCGCATTAAGAGGTGCTGGAGGATGTGGTTTTCGTGTGCTAAAGAAGTATGACTTCGTAGCGGATCATCCTTTCCTTTTCCTCATCAAAGAACACAGAAGCGGACTGGTTTTGTTCCTTGGTCAAGTCATGGATCCTTCTATGCATTAA
- the LOC104785992 gene encoding uncharacterized protein LOC104785992 codes for MVGIFSRFSVVRGGHRRTQSAIDGRETLPPRSDPVASTNTATASTHGIEVATEFKPVDHPMEPLDNDQPIQCPLPEPSILNDGRLWKERVSASSMRRRGDLAIVQDGMDEESDVSVTIPSGTSQCNTNRLFLPSLSAPEHDLLNLLDECKVSGSI; via the exons ATGGTTGGTATTTTCTCAAGATTCTCTGTTGTTAGAGGCGGCCATAGAAGAACTCAGAGTGCCATC GATGGAAGGGAAACATTGCCTCCAAGATCTGATCCTGTTGCTTCAACTAACACCGCAACCGCTTCAACTCATGGGATCGAAGTAGCAACAGAGTTTAAACCGGTGGATCACCCGATGGAGCCCTTAGACAACGATCAGCCGATCCAATGTCCACTACCCGAGCCGTCCATTCTCAAT GACGGGAGACTCTGGAAAGAGAGAGTGTCGGCTTCTTCGATGAGGAGACGAGGTGATTTAGCGATTGTCCAAGATGGGATGGATGAAGAATCTGACGTTTCTGTGACAATTCCATCAGGGACTAGCCAATGCAATACCAACCGTCTGTTCTTGCCTTCGCTCAGTGCGCCCGAACACGACTTGCTTAATCTACTAGATGAATGCAAAGTATCTGGTAGTATCTAA
- the LOC104788983 gene encoding uncharacterized protein LOC104788983 translates to MGEEDGDDLYVTLKDKDSLIVAVIPKQPAGAETFEDDDDDDDDLVNFYIFDLISLSSHRQQAGGRGSFIYYFLRNKLKLPDNGTFLFKSEDVGYYHLMVYLGAYCPPVGTIFLLGTGFSIILLNLGKRQPGDVRATHSIKTVVF, encoded by the exons ATGG GcgaagaagatggagatgatTTATACGTTACACTCAAGGACAAAG ATTCCTTGATCGTTGCTGTAATACCAAAGCAACCAGCTGGAGCTGAGACctttgaggatgatgatgatgatgatgatgatttggtgAATTTTTATATCTTTGATCTGAT AAGTTTAAGCTCCCACCGTCAGCAAGCCGGTGGAAGAGGAagctttatatattactttctGCGTAACAAGTTAAAGCTTCCAG ATAATGGGACTTTTCTCTTTAAGTCTGAAGATGTGGGTTATTACCACCTTATGGTTTATCTTGGCGCCTATTGCCCACCGGTGGGAACTATATTT TTATTAGGGACTGGCTTTTCAATCATCTTGCTCAATCTTGGTAAACGACAGCCTGGTGATGTTAG AGCAACTCATTCGATTAAGACTGTGGTTTTTTAA